Proteins encoded in a region of the Acipenser ruthenus chromosome 11, fAciRut3.2 maternal haplotype, whole genome shotgun sequence genome:
- the LOC117426568 gene encoding cysteine/serine-rich nuclear protein 3-like encodes MSGILKRKFEEVDGSSPCSSVRESDDEVLSSESADSSDSVNPSTSSHFTPSSILKREKRLRTRNVHFENVTVYYFTRRQGFTSVPSQGGSTLGMSNRHNCVRQYTLGEFALEQERIHREMLRDHLKQEKLNSIKLKLTKNGTVESEEANTLTVDDISDDDIDVDNTEVDEYFFLQPLTTKKRRALLRASGVKKIDVEEKHELRAIRVSREDCGCDCRIFCDPETCACSMAGIKCQVDRMTFPCGCTKEGCSNTAGRIEFNPIRVRTHFLHTIMKLELEKNREQQQASTVNGYHGEVNVNSNPLVQAQHSLEYSLTDAVPQTALMHLQAAEELDEQGEEEEEEEEEEEEEEDEEDEDDDGSSLCSGITDSSTQSLAASDSDNDDDNVDDDNDEDKSDDFGEGITKPAVSHTEVVPLSSVLCYSDSTMIHENRNETNSYYTNSSAEYYQIENPNTAAAAVNSVTNQANEAYNEASSYSERVTNNKGTMSLVPYNMTSEQYPDYTSEPEESYGNRQYPAANALPSVIVCCSADQDNSVQCNGIYGEQIPGRSQMEFHNYLNNNSHDRYVANGSCFPAEQPKEILAGLCEGAALPENNNNIKKPAELDSVPEATPV; translated from the exons ATGAGTGGAATTTTAAAAAGGAAGTTTGAAGAAGTGGATGGCTCCTCGCCGTGCTCCTCCGTACGTGAATCTGACGATGAGGTTTTGAGCAGCGAGAGCGCGGACAGCAGTGACAGCGTTAACCCTTCCACCTCAAGCCATTTCACAC catCCTCAATACTCAAAAGAGAGAAACGTCTGAGAACGAGAAATGTTCACTTTGAAAACGTGACCGTGTATTACTTCACGCGACGACAAGGTTTTACCAGCGTCCCCAGCCAAGGAGGGAGCACCCTGGGCATGTCCAACCGACACAACTGCGTCCGACAGTACACGCTGGGAGAGTTCGCTTTGGAACAGGAAAGAATTCACCGTGAGATGCTGAGAGACCACTTAAAACAAGAGAAACTCAACTCAATAAAGCTAAAG CTGACTAAAAATGGTACCGTGGAGTCAGAAGAAGCCAATACACTCACAGTGGATGATATTTCAGACGATGACATTGATGTAGACAACACTGAGGTTGACGAGTATTTCTTTTTACAACCCCTGACAACCAAAAAAAGGAGGGCTTTACTGAGGGCATCCGGGGTTAAAAAGATAGACGTGGAAGAAAAACATGAGCTTCGTGCAATCCGTGTGTCAAGAGAGGACTGTGGCTGTGACTGCAGAATCTTCTGTGATCCTGAGACCTGTGCTTGCAGCATGGCTGGAATTAAATGTCAG GTGGACCGTATGACATTCCCTTGTGGCTGCACAAAGGAAGGCTGCAGCAACACAGCAGGCAGAATTGAATTCAACCCCATCAGGGTACGGACTCACTTCCTGCACACTATCATGAAGCTTGAACTGGAGAAGAACAGGGAGCAGCAGCAGGCATCTACTGTAAATGGTTACCATGGTGAAGTGAATGTTAACAGTAATCCCCTGGTCCAGGCCCAGCATAGTCTAGAATATTCCCTCACAGATGCTGTTCCACAGACTGCATTAATGCACCTTCAGGCAGCTGAGGAGCTAGATGAACaaggagaagaggaggaggaggaggaggaagaggaggaggaggaggaggatgaagaagatgaagatgacGATGGGAGTAGTTTATGTAGTGGTATAACAGATTCTAGCACTCAAAGCTTGGCAGCTAGCGACTCGGATAATGATGATGACAAtgttgatgatgataatgatgaagATAAATCGGATGATTTTGGGGAAGGAATCACCAAACCTGCTGTGTCGCACACAGAAGTGGTACCTCTTTCTTCTGTATTATGTTACTCTGATAGTACGATGATTCATGAAAATCGCAATGAAACAAATTCTTACTACactaactcttcagcagagtattATCAAATTGAAAATCCTAATactgctgcagcagcagttaATTCTGTGACAAATCAAGCCAACGAGGCCTACAATGAAGCTTCGTCCTACTCCGAGAGGGTTACCAATAACAAAGGGACAATGTCTTTGGTGCCTTACAATATGACATCCGAGCAGTACCCGGACTATACTAGTGAGCCCGAAGAAAGCTATGGCAATCGTCAGTATCCAGCTGCAAATGCATTACCCTCGGTTATTGTTTGTTGTTCTGCAGATCAGGACAATAGTGTTCAGTGCAATGGTATATATGGCGAACAGATACCAGGTCGCTCCCAGATGGAGTTTCACAACTACCTAAACAATAATTCCCATGATCGCTATGTTGCTAACGGTAGTTGTTTTCCAGCTGAGCAGCCGAAGGAGATTTTAGCAGGACTCTGTGAAGGAGCTGCACTGccagaaaacaacaacaatatcaaGAAACCTGCAGAGCTGGACAGTGTGCCAGAAGCCACACCAGTTTAG